The following is a genomic window from Zalophus californianus isolate mZalCal1 chromosome 10, mZalCal1.pri.v2, whole genome shotgun sequence.
CAGTTGAGTAAATTAGTTACCAAGCAAACACTTACTGAAAAGCTCTACTGTTCATTAACTCTGAAGGATCAAATATTTAAGCTCATAAAGAAACCAGAACCTAGAGGCATTGTTCAGGAAACAATTTTGAGGCTGGCAGAGGAGGAAGCATCAGTTTTGAAATAGGAAGAGAGGGGTTGGCTGAGAAGTTCAAAACCAGAGACCAAAACAATGTGCTGACTTACCCTTGAGTGATGAAAGCCAAGCCTCCTGCAGGGGTTAAGAAGTAAAACTGCATATGACTCAGAGACTTTGTatatggggaagaaaaataagccaGGTGTGCTGTGATAGGAATCTCAGAAGCTCAAGCTAAATAAAATAACTAGAGAGTTTGAAAAGATTGACTTAAAGGATCGGTGCATTATGGCATCAGACTTATGGGAAGAATTTTCAGGAGCCAGATAGGGGAGTGTCATGGTCTAGGAGTAGAGTAACTAATGAGTGAAAATCTAGTACAGCCCTGATATAAAGGGAACTTGATGTCCCTGGAGATGAGTAAATAGCAGATTCTACCCTTGAAGATGAAACAGTGTCAAGGCATATCTGGTCAGACCTAAAATTTGAATATCTTTGATTAACACCCGTCCTGGACATGGTTAATCCAATTCAGTTCTGTTCACAAATGTTATTTGTTaaggaaaactaagaaatagGCCTTGTCTTCACCTTGTCTAATTAAAGTGACAGACGcataaatacatcattttaattGTTAAGCACAGAAAACAGTAGAGAATATAGGGACTGCTTTGGGGGTTCAGAGAAGGAACATTTAACGTAACCTGGAGATGTTAAagaaggcttccctgagaagATGAAATCTAAGATAAGTTTTCAAAGGATATTAGGAGTTAGCTAGATGAAGGCAAGGCAGAATATTGGGATATTCTAAGCATAAACTAAGGTTTAGAGTCATTAAATAGCATGAAACTAGTTGCATGGTTGCCTAGCTGGTCAGTCCACCTAGTCCAGGGTTTTTTACCCTTGTTCTGTTGACATTTGGGGGGCTAGGTGATGATTTGTTgcggggggctgtcctgtgcatatAGTAGGACTGTTGACAGCCTGCCTGGCCTCTACCTAGCAGGCATCACTAATGGCAGCAGCCACCACGACAGTtgtgaaaactaaaaatgtttctaGACATTGCTGAATGTCCCTGTGGGGGGCAAAAtcgcccctggttgagaaccagtgACCTGGGCTAAAATTTAATTAAGTTAGGATTagaattttatattctgaaaCTCAGTgcattcatgttttcttttctttttctttagttcagtaaacatttcttttgaaattccAACCTAGTcctaaccaaagaaagaaaattgtttccatatcttgttcAAGATCTAGAGGAGTGGATCATTATAGGGCTAGAATTCTGGGTGTAATGGTAGCTGTGATCAGAACAGTACAGAGCTTAGGGAACTGGATAAAAGATAAGTACAGTAACCCAGAAATTGAATATATAGAGATTTTCACTCAATTATAAGAACGTCAAAATTTAGAACTCCTCAATAGCTTTAATTCTCCCAGCAGCCATTTTCAGCACTGTGTCCAGGTTTGCACTACAACTTAAAATACTGGAAAACTTGAAAGTACataggaaaacatgaaaatgacTAGCTTTCACATGTATGTGAGAAAATGAAGTTTAGCATTATAATTGTTTTGGCccacagggaaagagagactgtGCCATGATCTTCTAGAGTTTGAAGAATTATAAGTCTAAAGATCGAATccaggtcctttttttttttttttaaagatttatttatttatttgagagagagagagagtacatgagaggggggaaggtcagagggagaagcaggctcctcactaagcagggagcccgataggggactcgatcccgggactccaggatcatgacctgagccgaaggcagtcgcttaaccaactgagccacccaggcacccctccaggtCCTTTGAAGATTGAGAAAATAAGACTTAGATTGTAGAACAACTTTAGGATTAGGTTTAAATGTTCTAGAAAATCAGCAAACTTACTTAAAAACTCTTTAAAGTATAAGCCacacttttcaatattttaagtgTCAGACTGATAAAAACAGCTtctgattttaaagaatttttcaattgtttgcatatatacacacacaaatttatataGTTGTATACGTATTTAATATGTCAAAGATGAGTCTAAACTCCAGTTCATATAAACTGCTTCCAACTGTGTTGGCTAACTCTTCTTTTTATTCAACATCTATTAGGTAGGGCTACAAGTGTGAATATATTTAGCCACTAGCTTCTTATACTACCAACTATAGTATTTAAAGTACACTatgatagatttttaaatctctattaaaatcacattgaattaatgaatttagTAGCTGTAAGAACAATGTGAATTAGTTTGAGAGGGATAAAAAAATATCAACGACTATGTTAAATTGTGGAAGATAGTCCAAAGTGTGTAATATTGCCATCACTTAATAATGCTAAAGGCAAGCAATAGTTTATCGTATTTGTGTGACACTTTTGTAGGACTACTTGATAAGCAAAAGTTATAGAGAAAGCAAAtgctatttttacatttttcaaatttctctccTTAGTGTTACTAACCagcttcttttttaagattttattttttttaagtaatctacacccaacatggggcttgaacttacaactctgagatcaagagtcgcatattctaccgactgagccaaccaggcaccccaaaccaaCTACTTTTGATAGTAATTCAGCCAAAATGCAACCCAAAAAAAGGAGTGTTATCATTGAGCTCATTTTTACTTTGAGATGATGGTATTACCTGCATATGAAACTAGTGCTACTTTGAGAAAAGCACATTAGAATTAAGTTTTCCTAAAATGTTAGCTTCCAGGTGTGACTTTACTTATATAGCATTCTTGTGCTTAGTTAATAAAAGCCAGCACCGTATTTTATTTCCCAGCATATCCCCAGTGCTAGGTACAGCTAGGTAAAGCATGCAATAATTAttatggatgaatgaatgaatggtcttATCTGCACCAAGTTAAACCCAGAACTACAACTAGGTTTTAACTTAAATCGTTACCTTTTCAGCTTCActatctttcttttgttttgtttctaaataataaGTTTAAgttagttttatcttttaaatgtaatttatgcATATGTGAACAAAAATACTCTATCATTAATGACAGTGAACACTTGTTCTAggggaaaaatggataaatgcaTCTTTACCTGCTGGTGCTATTAAGAAATGTTAGAGTAGATGAAGAGAAGTAAATGTGTTATGCTTAGATAATGATGCCATTTTAGATGTGATTTTGGTGATCCATAAAAGCAAATGATTTCTTCCTACAAAGCAAAGTAGAACACTAAGGCAGCAATAATAGTCATGAATATAATaggattttaaaacttttgaatttGCTAGTAAATCACTGTTTTCTTATATCAAGTTGTTTGTGTGTTAAGAAATAAATGTACCTGTTGATCCAGTGTGTGAGAGCATATTCACCATATTAAGTGCTTTGATATATATTGGATTTAGCATGcttagttatattttaaattatcatgGACCAAAGTCTGTTTCTTTCCTGTCCCTGTAGCCTCttaaaggttaaatgagatatatAATTTGGAAGAGTTAAAAGTGGGCAGTTATGTAGTTAAAGAGCTAGAAGGCTTAGGTTCCAGTCACTGTTCTGCTGCTTACTGGCTGCCCACCTGGACTAGGTCATGAATCTGCTCAGAGCCTCATGGTAAAATGAAAGATTAGGTTAGATGAACTCCGagtttccttccagctctgaaacATCGTATGTCTCAAATTCTGCATTATTTAAGAAACCAGAATTGTTTTCAATGCTaccaacatttatttaacattttgcaAAAGGCCAGTGGATACCAGGATAGCTAAAATAACAACCCTGCTGTTACAGAGCCTAGAGATCTAAGTCTTTCCCCTTTCTCATGTGAACCTTAAAATTAGGTTCATTAATTTTTTACTagcgaggcgcctgggtggcttagtcggttaagcatctgactttggctcaggtcatgatctcaggttcctgggatcaagtccctagtcgggctccctactcagcagggagcctgcttctccttctccctctgccccccccaccccccgctgctcatgctctgtctctctctctcaaataaataaataaaatctttaaaaaaaattttttactagAATATATAGACTTTTTATAAGAGTTTTTACTATCATACATATGGCAACAtgtcatttataataataaatattaatagaattAGTGAATGTTTAATAGTTACTGAGGTTCATATCACAAAtctctaatttctaatttctccaACTTGGAGATTATCCTTGAGTGAACTAACTAACATTAAATTTCATGTTCAAGGCAAAGCTTTGGGAATGGTTTCCAAACTATCTCCCTTGtacttttgataatttttaataagTCACAAAATTACAAATAACTAACAAGGAAGTCAAAACAACTTGTATGTAAGGCTGATACTGTGGTGACTCTAAATGTTAACAAATACACAGAATACAGAAAGGATAGTACAAATGATTAGAAATAGATTGCTAAATTTTGGGGATTTTGAAATGTGGTGATGGCTGTTAAAAGACATGTataaccataagagactcttaaagatagagaacaaactgagggctgagggagggaggtggtgggggatgggttagatgggtgatgggtattaaggagggtatttgtgatgatgagccctgggtgttatatgtaagggatgagtcactgaattctactcctgaaaccaatattgcaatgtatgttaactaacgagaatttttttttaactaactagaatttaaattaaaaaattgaaaagaaaaaaaaagacatgtaaaatAGTTggtttgtttctaaatttttctctctttttttttttcaggtcccAAAACAGTTTTTTTCTGGGCTCCAATTATGAAATGGGTAAGTCTTGAGTTTTTGCAGAAgctactgaaaaaaatattctttaaaaggaacttttttttaaatattttatttatttatttgagaaaggcagatagtgacagagatagcgagagagaacacaagtggggaggaaagggagaagcaggctttccagctgagcagagagccctgtgtgcgggactcgatcccaggactctgagatcatgacctgagctgaaggcagatgtttaaccgactgagccacccaggcgccctaaaaagaACTTATTAATTTGAAGTCATTTTTATGAAGGATgtacttttaaatattcatgGTTTGTCTAGAGATGATTTCATTCAGATAATCTCAGATGTGTCATTTTTACTGCATAAAGTACACTACCTACTTGAGTTGTTCTGAACTCCTTAGATAAAAGGCCTTTTAGGAACATAATTGGTATCAAAAAGCTTgtatttgggatgcctgggtggcttagtccgttaagcatctgccttcagctcaggtcatgatctcagtcctgggatcaagccctatgtcagtggggagtcggcttctccctctccctctacccctccccccacccccaccccagctcgtgctctctgtctgtctcaaataaatcaacaaaatctttaaaaaaaaaaaaaaagcctgtaatCGTGGGCCCTTGGAACTGAAACTTCATTCTAAGATTTTATGACTAAGTCAAACATTAAACTAATTAGAACCCCCCCagattaacttttattatttgtttagtATGTGAACTGATGATACCAACATCAAAATACAGGCAGGGAAAGTTAGtctcaaaaaacagaaaaaattatcCAAGGGTGTGTATTAACATTTGGTAAACGGTAGAGTCTAGGACTTCTGACTCCCAAGACCAGTGCTTTTTACCTTATGCCAGAGTTTCCATTCCTGAAGTTCTCATTTAGCTGAAAAGAGGTAATtgtgaaaacaataaaacagattaTTGATTTTATGTTGAAAGGACCAGTTTGGGCCTATAGCAATGCTTCTCATAGTGCCATCCCTAGATCTGCTGCATTGGCATTGCccgggaacttgttagaaatgcagatttttgcTCTCCATCTCAGTTTTACGAAATCTGAAACTGGGGATGGAGCCCGGTAATTTGTGTTctaataagccctccaggtgattctgatgccttctaaaatttgaaaagtacTGGTCTGtaggctttttcatttttttaattgtagtaaactacacataaaatttaccatcttgaccatttttttagtgttaagtacatttgttgtgcaaccaatctccagaactcctTTTATCCTGCAAAGCTAAAACTCTACCAGTTAGACAACTCCTCATTTCTCTCCTGcagcctttggcaaccaccattctacgttctgtctctataaattttaCTACTATAAGTACCGCAAAGAAGTGGAATCGTAcaggatttgtctttttgtgtttggcttacttagcacagtgtcctctggatttatccatgttgtaacaagcgtcaaattcttcttttttttaaagtatgaataatattccattgtataaataccacattttgcatatccattcatttgttgatggacacttgagttgcttccaccttttggccattgtgaataatgctgctgtgagcaATGGCATACATCTATTCCAGTCCCTGCCTTCTggtctttggggtatatacctagaggTGGAAATGTTGGATCAGTATTACTTGGAGCAACGGCCTGTACTATACTGTACTCCACTGCAGCtgcactattttgcattcccactggcaATTCACAAGGACTCCAATTTCTACACATCGtccgccaacacttgttacttttgttgttgttgttgttttataatagccatcttaATGGGTGAgaagtggtagctcattgtggttttgatttgcattttctaatgTGATTAATTAtgctgagaatcttttcatgtgcttattgaccatttgtatatctttggagaaatgtctattcaggccctttgtccattttttaatcgagttgttttttgttgagttgttggctattttaattttcataaatgtaCTGCTTTAAAGTGTCAGAACAATTTCAGAAACTCAGTTGTAAAATCTAAGGAGTTGAGAATGTTACAATTGGCTATCCCTCAATcttatgaccttaggcaagttaaaTCTGCCATTTTGTCCCCTTAATTATAAAATGACTAGAGTAGACTAGTGGTTGGGAGCTACATTTTACAGAGAACTAGAGAgcagttctttttattattattatttatattgttaaaaatcaaaattcaaccaagtaaatttgaagatctaattggctgtATTTAATACATACATCAATGATTCATCAATGGGACAGCATCCCATTTAGCAAGTACAGGGGAGCTCCCAAGGGCTACTGAAAGAGAAAGTTTTTAAAGGCAGGACAAGGAAGTcataaacttttagaaaaaaaggattatttccaGGTGAGGTCACTTTCATTTGGAGACAAAAGAAAGGATCTTAGTAGGTGAATTATCTCCTCTTTCTttgagggatggggagagggccCAGGTGACTGATTACCtcattggtgctgaccagaaaattcctaaCTGACTGGTTAggactacatttctgggggaggttgaaaatGCAGTTACATTAGGTATTAGTGACTTGGCCTAAGTGATGCCACTTTGggcctatggttttctttttaacaatatattGAGAAAACGTcccatcagtttaaaaaaaaaaaaagtttcagcaTATCATGTTTAATGGTTCTGCTCCCTCTAAACATTCAAAAGTAGTTTAGTTTGGTCTGACAGCACTATGTCAGTTCAGTCATCGATTTTGCACTCTTTCTTACACAGACACAGCATGTTTGTTGTCCCGTTTTGCATCTTTTACAGCCTTTACCACTGTGTGTGTTGGCaaacaccaaaagaaaggaaagatgcaGGATGTTACCAGAAAATGCAGCTGCCATTCTCAGGGCCCAAAGCAAAGCACAAAAAGTAAATAGCTATGTTCAGAACTACTACATAGTTTATTGAAGGTAGGGGACAATAATACTGCTTTTTATCGCCCATGTCTTTAAAGCCCTTTTCAGAATAAGTGCCAATCACTGAAGTCTTAAATATGGTGCCTTAACTTCATGTGCTTCCCTGGCACTTCATTCTGATTTTTTCTTGCCTTGGTAAGTAATTAGTAAGTAGTTTGCACTCAATTTCAATTGCTAAAGACAAGGATTATATACATTTGATTTATGTTTTTGCTGCCCTGTATCTGATGTAAGTGTACACTAAATTCCATCATTCCGTTGTAACCCTACATTCACTCCCAGCATGTGAATTGAAGTTTGGTAATCCACCTCCGTGTATCTATACTCCACTTCCTCATTAAGCAAGTGAAAATCGTTCACTCAAGTACCTGTTTCTGTTTGGTAGGAGGACTCCATGAATAGGGAGACTCTTCACAAGAGGCCCAGGACAAGAATTCTAGGGTCAAGAATTTTAGTATGGACTTTAATAGCAAAGTTTGTCTTGTAAGCGGTTTTACTTATGTTTGTAAACATTATACATTCACGAATTACTTTCTTTAATACAGTGGGATTCAGAATCATAAGGGACATGATTGAAATTATTCTATACTAACTATTAAAGATTCATTCTCATTATTCAACTTCACACATAATTTTGTGTTTACTttgaataaatatgtttatatattaattcTCATGGCTAGAATGGAATTTCAGACACTTTTTAAATGGTAATAGAGATTGTAGTAATCTAATTCTGTGAGAAACTGACAAAATATGTAATGAAGAATAccagcagagaaaggagaatcTCCATCTCAGTTGCCCAtgacataatttttataaactgtGCAAATGTTTAACATAAATGGTGATACCTACAGAGCAGAAATAGAACAGTTGAGGTTGGGACAGGTTAAAAAGTCGGTGggacaggttaaaaaaaaaacacttgaaattTTTGGTGCCTACCACTAATGGTCCATCTATAAGAAACCCCATTAGTATGATGTatgaatgtctttttctttctttaatgtttaaaatgtgttGTCTGTTAATTAAAATGCagatcaaagcaaaaataaacattcaaaactagtgtgatttaaaaaactaatggaaagtatattgttatttttttcctcttctctgtatCAGCACTGGAAATTTTATAGTAATTATATGTCTATAAAAGTGTAATTGATTGCTTAACTATTATTTCTAGCACCAttattaaaagagtaaaaattatTTACTCTATAACAAATTTGGGGGTTCTCTTTGACCTCAGGTTTGCCACAACTTAGAAGTTTACTGATTTTATCAATACTTTGGTGTTTCTTTGATCTGGTCCACCAGTGTTTTGAAACGTTGACAGTATGACATACTCATAAGTGCCTTGTTGGGTATCTGGATCCtttaaaaacatctattttaAGTTCATGTTGAAATCATGCATAGTCTTCTGATGACAGCATAGCAGTAGAAACTGTGCCTTGTTCTCTGGTGAGGAGACTTCTTTTGTTACATATTTACTTTATGTACATATTATTCCAAACCATTTGATAATAATTCGTCTATGGTACTCTATCCATGACACATAGCAGTTGCTGCCCCAGGCCATATATGTTCTATATTAAGAATTTCAGACTATACTTGTTCAGACATTTAACTGGAGTGGAGTCCTTCTTAGGCACTTTTGTTGAAACCAAATCGTCATTGAGGTCAAAGTGGATAATCCTAAAAAACAATACTTATATaccttaaatgttttattttaacttaatatatATTCCTTTGCCAATCATCTGTAAGGCTAAAGCTTTTATTTGTGTATGGATCCACTTATTTTGAGTTCTACATTTTCTACTTTGGATGAATTATATTCTAGTGCATCCTGTATAATTTTCactttaggggtacctggctggcttaagtcagtggagcatgccctgtgttgggctccctgctcagtgggcaacctgcttctctctccctctgttgcgccccgccccccccctccggcttgtgctctctctcaaataaataaataaaatctttaaaaaaaaaacacacacacaatcctgGGGTGCCTGTATTGTGCCtggagtcagttaagcgtctgccttcagctcaggtcatgatctcagggtcctgggatcgagccccatatcaggctccctgctcggcagggagtccacttctccctctccctctgctgctccccctgcttgtgttctctctgtctctgtcaagtaaataaataaaatctttaaaaaaaaaaatcacaatcctGGGCTTCAgacaatttgaaaaacatttttttgacatttttaatagAGAGCTAACTTGAGTCTACTAGATGACAAATTGTATTAGGTTATTTAATACATTATCTCATATTTGATCTTCACCAGAAAAAATCTGAGAAGGAAATATTATTACCATCTTCCAGATAAGGGTACTGAGGTTCAAAGAGCTAGATGACTGAACATACTGTCGTGGTAAACGGCCCATCGGGTTATGAAAGCTCACATTGTTTAACTCCACAGCCTATTAAGTTAAGTGTTCTTAAACACTTAGATGACCACCTTTAAAACAGTTGCTGTGGATCTAACTAATAGTTTCTTTGTATGTTAGAGAGTATTTTACATAATCTTATTGTTTACTCTAAACATTCTCTGAATAGAATCTATATAGttcttttatttgaataaagttcataataaagatgaaaaggaaCACAGACCATCTGCCTCCTATCCTGAGGCTACTAATGCCGGAAAAGGTAGAAAACtaatattcctttttctctgttgcTCTACAGACATAAGCTACTATTTGTTCTTGTTAATATTATCCAGACACTGTgctcttatctcatttaatcatacATCAGTTTTGCAGGGATAGctattaatattctcattttacacatgaggaattTAAGGCAAGTGTTATGTAATctgaccaaagtcacacagctaataagtgacagagATTAGATTTGGTGAGATTTTCTAAGATAATTTACATAAGGTTAGAGTGATGTAGAAGTAGAAAAGGGTATTTTAGAAACATGAGAAAGGGAGCTCAAGACCTTTGTGGGAGAGAACAATTACTAACATGTCCCAGAAAAATAAAGTGTGTACTGTGAGCATGAACAAAATCATGACCACTGACTTCTTCCCAAAAAAATGTTAGAATGTAGCCCATAGTGTTCATAGATCTATCCAACAAGGTGCAGTGTATAATACATGGACCCAGTAGATTAATAGTAGAAATCAaatccctttcttccccttctcaaTGGCAGTGTTCTACCCTGCAAAAGTAGAACAAATATCATGTGGAGAAAATGCACATTGGGACCTAAAAGAAGAATGTAGGAAGGATAATCAGGAAGCATTTGGGCGAAAAATCACAGGACTGTGGGTGAAAGTTAACAAGAGGCAAAATAGTGTTAGCCATAATTTACCTCTGGTTATACTCCTCTGCGTAACCATTTAccccttttaaaatcagaatcatAGCTTTATTGTACTGCTGACTTTATTAATTCAAAACCCTTTGTATTCGGTTTAAATTTGTGTATAAATTCACAAGTATATCTATGTTCTACTTAGGAGCAAAACTCTTTgctgatttatattttccatgtGCGAGCATCTTTTAGAAACCCAGTGAgacctaaaaataatttcttaaaaacatattctCTTAATGACATTTAGGATttgatttaaaatacttaaaggtaaaaggagaaagggaagtagGGAGgtgaagcaaatgtggcaaaatttcAATAATTATTAACTCTGGGTGATGGGTATGTAGGGGTTCTTTGTACTACTCgtgtgtatattttaatttttcatcaataaaaatcattttattacatATTCTCATCTCTGCAATAGAGCAGCGTAACTAATACTCTAGTGAAGGAAGACTCATTACTAAACTTTCTGAGTGATGCTAATGGTAGAGATATTAGTAGGATGATTATATAACAGTGTTAAAAACACAGCAGAGAAGAAATGACTATGTTGTATACTTTGACATTAAAGAAAAGTTATGCAACCCgaaaactaaaattataacaGAGCTTTTCTGATacttccacctttttttttttttaaagatttatctatctattccagagagagagaacgtgcatgaGAACAcagtgttgggggggtgggcagagggagaaagagaaactcaagcagaatccgctctgagtaaggagcctgacacagggcttgatcccactactgtgagatcacaacctgagccgaaaccaagagtcaggtgcttaactgcaCCACCCGGGGACCCACGATacttccacttttaaaaaagaattaacgttaaaaaaacaaacaaaaaaacctaatgatgtactctatgttagctaattgaactgaataaaaaaaagtaatatctcatcattgtaggaaaaaaaagaattaatgttgACAAAAACATGAAAGGAGGAATCTATACAAATTACCTTAAGTAGCTCTTAGGCATCCTCCAACCAGTGGTTACCAACatgtataaagaatatataacttCATATGTGAAAAAAGTACCATTTGTTAGGCTACCTACACACATACACTACTGATTTTCAAGTATATGAGGCTGTTTGATGTGGTTAACAAAACATAAATTCTAAAGCATTCCTGAATTCTTTGTAGTTTTTTGTGATGATATGTATACATTTCCTTACTGCATGGATACTAAAATTGTAGCAACTATTGTGTGGAAATCTCCaaaatagttttatgttttatttaaaactaaGAATTATTACTGCACACTCATGATACCTTTTCTCTTACTGTGTGTTAACGTGTATTTCCAGGGGTTGGTGTGTGCTGGATTGGCTGACATGGCCAGACCTGCAGAGAAACTCAGCACAGCTCAATCTGCTGTTTTGATGGCCACAGgtaaattaaatgaatattttctgtgtttcatttaggacattgaatatttttgttttgttttacatcaGTTTATTTAACAGTTTAATGTTTGAAgcatgtacacacaaacacatacacacacacacacacacacacacaggaattaACAGTTTTCTTTCTGAGAAATGTTTATAGATTATAGATAGAAAAGGCAGAAGAGGGTTACTGTGAGTAAGTATCctcatgggttttgttttttatgtttttgccatgaacctatttttaaaagtggaaaaaaataatcgTTTGCCCTGTAAAGATTCCCTGTTGatgtaagaattaaatattttgtgtaaCACTGAATTATGGCAACTTTATTAAAGACTCAAAGTatagcatttccttttcctttatcctACATTATATTGTCATGgtcttatttataattattttactctAATATTGAATGTTCAAAAGATATTGCAGTGtacttatgctttttaaaaaaaacattttgtttcaacAGGGTTTATTTGGTCAAGATACTCACTTGTAATTATCCCAAAAAACTGGAGTCTCTTTGCAGTTAATTTCTTTGTGGGGGCAGCAGGAGCTTCTCAGCTCTTTCGTATTTGGAGGTAAGCCTATCAAaggtgtaaaaagaaaaatctgcctCAGAAGCCACCCAGATggcagtgcctttttttttttttt
Proteins encoded in this region:
- the MPC2 gene encoding mitochondrial pyruvate carrier 2, coding for MSAAGARGLRATYHRVLDKVELLLPEKLRPLYNHPAGPKTVFFWAPIMKWGLVCAGLADMARPAEKLSTAQSAVLMATGFIWSRYSLVIIPKNWSLFAVNFFVGAAGASQLFRIWRYNQELKAKANK